The following are encoded in a window of Deinococcus misasensis DSM 22328 genomic DNA:
- a CDS encoding inositol monophosphatase family protein, whose protein sequence is MHAQEALQIATLAAQAAGKLQQAGQQQLKNIQQKSHFNDLVTEVDQECEATIRQILHQNAPEHAILGEEGGSTGESRFRWIVDPLDGTHNYVRGLPMSGVSIGFEVDGQMQAGVVFDPSREEMFTAIRGKGAFLNGEPIQVSAFASMQDPLAIATGFSRQGHLKEVALQQFTTLIHKGLSVRRYSSSTLTLAYIAAGRLDAYWDLKLAPWDTAAGSLLVEEAGGKVTAVSGEPFVLGGSLLASNGHLHDELLGLLKT, encoded by the coding sequence ATGCACGCACAAGAAGCCCTCCAAATCGCCACTCTGGCTGCACAGGCCGCGGGAAAACTGCAACAGGCAGGCCAGCAGCAACTGAAAAACATCCAGCAAAAAAGCCACTTCAACGACCTCGTCACCGAAGTGGATCAGGAATGTGAAGCCACCATCCGCCAGATCTTGCACCAAAATGCCCCAGAGCATGCCATTCTGGGTGAAGAGGGGGGCAGCACTGGAGAAAGCCGTTTCCGCTGGATTGTGGACCCTCTGGACGGCACCCACAACTATGTGCGCGGCCTGCCCATGAGTGGGGTCAGCATTGGCTTCGAGGTGGATGGCCAGATGCAAGCCGGAGTGGTGTTCGACCCCTCCAGAGAAGAAATGTTCACCGCAATTCGAGGCAAAGGGGCCTTCCTGAACGGCGAACCCATTCAGGTCAGTGCTTTTGCCTCGATGCAGGACCCTCTGGCCATTGCCACAGGTTTCTCCAGACAGGGCCACCTGAAAGAGGTGGCCTTGCAGCAGTTCACCACCCTGATCCACAAGGGATTGTCGGTGCGCCGTTACAGCAGTTCCACCCTGACCCTTGCCTACATCGCAGCAGGCAGGCTGGACGCTTACTGGGACCTCAAATTGGCACCGTGGGACACTGCAGCAGGTTCCCTGCTTGTGGAGGAGGCCGGAGGCAAAGTCACTGCCGTTTCTGGTGAACCTTTTGTGCTGGGAGGTTCCTTGCTGGCCAGCAACGGTCACCTGCATGATGAACTGCTCGGGTTGCTGAAGACCTGA